A stretch of Tripterygium wilfordii isolate XIE 37 chromosome 11, ASM1340144v1, whole genome shotgun sequence DNA encodes these proteins:
- the LOC120009251 gene encoding mitochondrial outer membrane protein porin 2-like, with product MSKGPGLFSEFGKKAKDVLTRDYSDDQKFSISSSSYTGLALTSKLVQKGGLSSGDVAAQYKHKNATVDIKLDTESNILTTLTITDLPSSTKSIASVKLPDYSSGKLEVQYFDQHATFTTAVGLKQSPAVDVSATIGTPTIAFGAEASYVTASGEFLKYNTGVCLTKPDSIATVILADKGDSVRFSYLHHLTQLNGGAVVGEINRRFSTNDNTLTVGCSYSVDPHTVVKAKLNNHGNLGALLQHEIKPKSFLTISGAFDTKALEKTPKFGLALSLKP from the exons ATGAGCAAGGGACCTGGACTCTTCTCTGAATTCGGCAAGAAAGCCAAAG ATGTACTGACCAGGGACTACAGTGACGACCAGAAGTTCAGTATCTCCAGTTCTAGCTACACAGGATTG GCTCTTACTTCAAAATTAGTCCAGAAGGGGGGTCTATCGTCTGGGGATGTGGCAGCACAATACAAACACAAGAATGCCACAGTTGATATCAAACTCGACACAGAATCAAAT ATCTTAACAACACTCACCATCACAGACTTGCCATCGTCCACGAAATCTATTGCTTCGGTCAAACTCCCTGATTACAGCTCTGGCAAG ttgGAGGTTCAGTACTTTGATCAACATGCTACTTTTACTACGGCTGTGGGTCTGAAGCAATCCCCTGCTGTTGATGTTTCTGCTACCATCGGTACACCCACCATTGCCTTTGGAGCAGAGGCAAGTTATGTGACAGCTTCTGgtgaatttttaaaatataatactgGAGTGTGCTTGACAAAGCCAGATTCCATCGCTACAGTGATTCT aGCTGACAAAGGAGACTCAGTACGGTTTTCATATCTGCATCATCTAACCCAGCTTAATGGAGGTGCTGTGGTAGGGGAGATAAACAGAAGGTTCTCCACCAATGATAATACGTTAACTGTTGGATGTTCATATTCTGTTGATCCACACACAGTTGTGAAAGCAAAGCTTAACAACCATGGTAATCTTGGTGCCCTTTTACAGCATGAGATCAAACCCAAGTCCTTCCTCACAATCTCTGGTGCCTTTGACACCAAGGCCTTGGAGAAGACTCCAAAGTTCGGCCTGGCACTCTCTCTCAAGCCTTGA
- the LOC120009250 gene encoding F-box/kelch-repeat protein At5g43190-like: MKRKGLSIKPISFQSSLKTAEGPGAKCPGGLPEMDPEIWSRLPEEVLEHILSFLPLKTVMNLRSTCKNFKSLIYSPSFVSRHSSSSSFSSFLLLSHPQCHGHFPLYDPSLGTWRNLAPSFSISVSGAAPSTLLSSSNGLFCFSIPNLSSFLVCNLLAKSSRIIEFPSYPFGFELLTLVSTSFGYKIFMICTQSSCNQAFIYDSRTHSWQNFDRFDPILSANYYQEGVYFKGSLYFTTSEPFSVVCFDLENGVWERLETNLPSDLTFVRLVSDGEEKLCMVGGIGRNGISRNMKLWELDDERNWIEVESLPELMCRKFMSVSYHNYEHVYCFWHQNTICVCCYTWPEILYYKVSRRTWHWLPRCPSLPEKWSCGFRWFSFVPELYALA, translated from the coding sequence ATGAAACGAAAAGGCCTATCAATCAAGCCCATAAGCTTCCAATCTTCACTGAAGACAGCAGAAGGACCTGGAGCCAAATGTCCGGGTGGGCTGCCGGAAATGGATCCGGAGATATGGAGTCGGTTGCCGGAGGAGGTACTGGAGCACATCCTCTCCTTCTTGCCTCTCAAAACAGTGATGAATTTGAGGTCAACTTGTAAGAATTTCAAGTCTCTAATATACTCTCCTTCTTTTGTGTCTAGacactcttcttcctcttctttctcttcttttcttttgctgTCTCACCCTCAATGTCACGGTCATTTTCCTCTCTATGACCCTAGCCTTGGCACCTGGCGCAATTTAGCTCCTTCGTTCTCTATTTCAGTATCCGGAGCTGCACCATCGACTCTGCTTTCGTCTTCGAATGGGTTGTTCTGCTTCTCTATCCCCAATTTGTCTTCCTTCCTTGTGTGCAATCTTCTGGCCAAAtcttcaagaattattgagTTCCCATCATACCCTTTTGGATTTGAGTTGCTCACTTTGGTTTCTACTTCATTTGGGTACAAAATCTTCATGATCTGCACTCAGTCTTCGTGTAATCAAGCTTTTATTTATGACTCAAGGACCCATTCTTGGCAAAATTTTGATCGGTTTGATCCAATTCTAAGTGCTAATTATTATCAAGAAGGTGTGTACTTTAAAGGGTCTTTGTATTTTACCACTTCAGAGCCATTTTCAGTAGTGTGCTTTGATCTGGAAAATGGGGTTTGGGAGAGGTTAGAAACTAATTTGCCCAGTGACCTTACATTTGTGAGGCTTGTGAGTGATGGGGAAGAGAAATTATGTATGGTTGGAGGGATTGGAAGAAATGGGATTTCAAGGAATATGAAGTTGTGGGAATTGGATGAtgaaagaaattggattgaaGTGGAGAGTTTGCCGGAGTTGATGTGCAGGAAATTCATGTCTGTTTCTTACCACAACTACGAGCATGTCTATTGCTTTTGGCATCAGAATACAATCTGTGTGTGCTGCTATACTTGGCCAGAGATATTGTATTACAAGGTGTCAAGGAGGACTTGGCATTGGTTGCCTAGATGCCCTTCATTGCCTGAGAAGTGGAGCTGTGGTTTCAGGTGGTTTTCTTTTGTTCCAGAGTTGTATGCCTTAGCTTGA